In one Denitratisoma sp. genomic region, the following are encoded:
- a CDS encoding chalcone isomerase family protein translates to MRPWLLLLMLLAAPAQALPEAVRAETDWRRWGSGEMSWLGFKLYRATLWVAGEAPAEPRPPLALVLEYRRAIPGERIVRASEEEMRRLGADEAALARWGAAMRALFPDVAPGDTLTGIHLPSGGTRFYFRERLLGDIADAEFAQRFFDIWLDPRTRAPAVRSALLQGPPE, encoded by the coding sequence ATGAGGCCCTGGCTGCTCCTACTCATGCTGCTCGCCGCGCCGGCGCAGGCGCTGCCCGAGGCGGTGCGCGCCGAAACCGACTGGCGGCGCTGGGGCAGCGGCGAGATGAGCTGGCTCGGCTTCAAGCTCTACCGCGCCACGCTGTGGGTGGCGGGCGAAGCGCCGGCGGAACCCCGGCCGCCGCTCGCCCTGGTGCTGGAATACCGGCGCGCCATCCCCGGCGAGCGCATCGTCCGCGCCAGCGAGGAGGAGATGCGCCGCCTCGGCGCCGACGAAGCGGCGCTGGCGCGCTGGGGCGCGGCGATGCGCGCGCTGTTTCCCGACGTCGCGCCGGGCGACACCCTCACCGGCATCCACCTGCCGTCCGGCGGAACGCGCTTCTACTTCCGCGAGCGGCTGCTCGGCGACATCGCCGACGCCGAGTTCGCGCAACGCTTCTTCGACATCTGGCTCGATCCGCGCACGCGCGCACCGGCCGTGCGCAGCGCCCTGCTGCAGGGGCCGCCGGAGTGA
- a CDS encoding MFS transporter, whose translation MNTALAPRHWLAYGALGLPLAMAALPVYVHVPRFYAESVGIDLTLLGAVLLAARLLDAGLDPLIGWWGDRRQARRGMILLALPCLALGMLALMHPPAAHALPWLAGALALTYFGYSLATIALQAWGAELGRDARERTLLTASREGFGLLGVVIAAVLPGLLAADAASGLSRLAWVFVATLAVLAGLTLLGAPRPPRLEARTQNAAPPLAALGDAAFRRLLAVYLASGIAAALPATLVLFFVADVLQAEAWGGAFLALYFVAGAAGLPAWVTLARKIGRVRAWIVGMALSSLAFVWAYGLGAGDVAAFAAICLLSGLALGADLAFPPALLADLAERERTGVRAGGYFGWWGLATKLNLALAAGIGLPLLAWLGYRPSEAGGTAALAAVYCLLPVGFKLVSAALAWRWRHTLEESP comes from the coding sequence GTGAACACCGCACTCGCGCCGCGCCACTGGCTCGCCTACGGCGCGCTCGGCCTGCCGCTGGCGATGGCGGCGCTGCCGGTGTACGTGCATGTGCCGCGCTTCTACGCCGAGTCGGTCGGCATCGACCTCACCCTGCTCGGCGCCGTCCTGCTCGCCGCGCGCCTGCTCGACGCCGGACTCGATCCGCTCATCGGCTGGTGGGGCGACCGGCGCCAGGCGCGGCGCGGCATGATCCTGCTGGCGCTGCCCTGCCTGGCGCTGGGCATGTTGGCGCTCATGCATCCGCCCGCGGCGCACGCATTGCCGTGGCTCGCCGGCGCGCTCGCCCTCACCTACTTCGGCTACAGCCTGGCCACCATCGCCCTGCAGGCCTGGGGCGCCGAACTCGGCCGCGACGCGCGCGAGCGCACCCTGCTCACTGCCAGCCGCGAGGGCTTCGGCCTGCTCGGCGTCGTCATCGCCGCGGTGCTGCCCGGCCTGCTCGCCGCCGATGCCGCGAGCGGGCTGTCGCGCCTGGCCTGGGTCTTCGTCGCCACGCTCGCCGTGCTGGCGGGACTGACTTTGCTCGGCGCGCCGCGCCCGCCGCGGCTCGAGGCCAGAACGCAGAATGCCGCGCCGCCGCTCGCCGCGCTCGGCGACGCCGCCTTCCGGCGCCTGCTCGCGGTCTACCTCGCCAGCGGCATCGCCGCCGCGCTGCCGGCCACCCTGGTGCTGTTCTTCGTCGCCGACGTGCTGCAGGCGGAAGCCTGGGGCGGCGCCTTCCTCGCCCTCTATTTCGTTGCCGGCGCGGCCGGCCTGCCCGCCTGGGTGACGCTGGCGCGGAAGATCGGCCGCGTGCGCGCCTGGATCGTCGGCATGGCGCTGTCCTCGCTGGCCTTCGTCTGGGCCTACGGCTTGGGCGCCGGCGACGTCGCTGCCTTCGCCGCCATCTGCCTGCTGTCGGGCCTTGCCCTCGGCGCCGACCTCGCCTTTCCGCCGGCGCTGCTCGCCGACCTGGCCGAGCGCGAGCGAACCGGCGTACGCGCCGGCGGCTACTTCGGCTGGTGGGGCCTGGCCACCAAACTGAATCTTGCGCTCGCCGCCGGCATCGGCCTGCCGCTGCTCGCCTGGCTCGGTTACCGCCCGAGCGAGGCCGGCGGCACGGCGGCGCTGGCCGCCGTGTATTGCCTGCTGCCGGTCGGCTTCAAGCTCGTCTCCGCCGCGCTCGCCTGGCGCTGGCGCCACACCCTGGAGGAATCGCCATGA